One region of Terriglobales bacterium genomic DNA includes:
- a CDS encoding TonB-dependent receptor yields the protein MRGCAALLFLCLLLSAVATAQSTGATITGRVVDASQAVIAGAKVTIADVEKGSRSTTQTNGEGIYSVTNLAPGTYQIEVSKQGFKTALKPDVTLHVQDVLAINFALPVGAASESITVSAGAPLINTESSAVGTVVDRNFVGNLPLNGRSFQSLVLLTPGATVSAASFSTDLGQFSVNGQRAGTNYFIVDGVSANIGSSPILGSATNLALAGGYPGLSALGGTNNLVSVDALEEFRIQTSSYTAESGRQPGGQVSVVTRSGTNAFHGTAFDYLRNDALDARDWFNKKPAPKPALRQNQYGGTFSGPIFIPRIYDGHNRSFFFFSYEGQRLVLPFVGTQNVPSLRLRTLASAGLKPVMNAFPLPTGPELLTAGGQPSGFAPFSFGVSNRGSSDATSVRLDHIVNSKLTLFGRYNVSPSRNESGSFSVIAIEAHTSTLTLGATSAFTPSLNNELRFNYSRQGTPEIGSQRALNGGVPVDPLYMTSGFPGTGNISFILSGQNVGLTLQGLFSDNVQRQFNIVDNVSLLKGAHHFKFGVDIRRLAPYYAAQDQHVYNYLTEANVASGAANLFLVAAFQPARPRFLNVATYAQDTWKVTPRLTLDLGLRWDINPAPTEADGHNPALAVGIVGKDVTKATLAPPGTPLFKTYYAAFAPRLGAAYRLRQRAGYETVLRGGFGVYYDLGTGTAANAWPFSRSSILPNVTFPAASAIAAPPPFAPITLPTTSTVRGFAEDLALPYTLHWNVSLEQALGSSQAVSFSYVASAGRDLLMSPLLNQPAGLATGPRPNPNFGSIAFSANGPSSDYHSLQTQYKTTLTHGLQALVNYAWSHALDAVSSDNFNFDIVRGNADFDIRHNFSAALTYNVPAVKAPALKPILRDWSISSLTHAQTGRPVDIRKVAVVTVEGLATLPHPDLVPGVPIIVNDPTVPGGRRFNAAAFTDPPSLPGLPGVPARDGNFGRNRLRELAIYQTDFSLGRNFNLNEALKLQFRWEVFNIFNHPMFGFPIGFSNTGTDYSIPSTFGVPPTMLRTALGGTAAPNAGFNGLYQLGGPRSMQFSLRLSF from the coding sequence ATGCGCGGTTGTGCTGCCTTACTCTTCCTTTGTCTGCTTCTTTCTGCCGTCGCAACCGCGCAGAGCACGGGCGCCACGATTACAGGCCGCGTGGTGGACGCATCGCAGGCCGTGATTGCGGGCGCAAAGGTGACCATTGCTGACGTGGAAAAGGGAAGCCGGTCAACCACGCAGACCAATGGTGAAGGCATTTACAGCGTCACGAACCTTGCGCCGGGCACCTATCAGATCGAAGTATCCAAGCAGGGGTTCAAGACGGCGCTCAAGCCGGACGTCACGCTGCACGTGCAGGACGTGCTCGCGATCAACTTCGCTCTCCCCGTCGGCGCCGCCTCGGAGAGCATTACCGTGTCGGCCGGCGCGCCGCTCATCAACACTGAGTCGTCAGCCGTCGGGACGGTTGTGGACCGCAACTTCGTGGGCAACCTGCCGCTGAACGGGCGCAGCTTCCAGTCGCTTGTGTTACTTACGCCGGGCGCAACCGTTTCCGCCGCCTCCTTCAGCACCGACCTGGGGCAGTTCAGTGTGAACGGGCAGAGAGCCGGTACCAACTACTTCATCGTGGACGGCGTGAGCGCCAACATCGGCTCGAGTCCGATCCTGGGAAGCGCCACGAACCTGGCGCTGGCAGGCGGATATCCTGGATTGAGCGCCCTGGGCGGCACCAACAACCTGGTGTCGGTGGATGCGCTGGAGGAATTCAGAATCCAGACCTCCTCGTACACGGCCGAATCGGGCCGCCAGCCCGGCGGGCAAGTGTCGGTGGTGACCCGATCAGGGACGAACGCATTTCACGGCACTGCGTTCGACTACTTGCGGAACGATGCGCTCGATGCGCGCGACTGGTTCAACAAGAAACCGGCGCCCAAGCCGGCGCTCCGCCAAAACCAGTATGGCGGAACCTTCAGCGGCCCGATCTTCATCCCGCGGATCTATGACGGCCACAATCGCAGCTTCTTCTTCTTTTCGTATGAAGGCCAGCGGCTGGTGCTGCCGTTCGTCGGCACACAGAACGTCCCGTCTCTGAGGCTTCGCACGCTCGCCTCGGCGGGGCTGAAGCCCGTGATGAACGCGTTCCCCCTGCCCACCGGGCCGGAACTGCTTACCGCGGGCGGCCAGCCGAGCGGTTTTGCGCCTTTCAGTTTCGGCGTCTCCAATCGAGGATCTTCCGACGCGACCAGCGTCCGCCTGGACCACATCGTCAACAGCAAGCTGACGCTCTTCGGCCGCTACAACGTTTCTCCCTCGCGCAACGAAAGCGGCTCTTTCAGCGTGATTGCCATCGAGGCGCACACTTCGACCCTGACGCTGGGTGCAACTTCGGCGTTCACACCCAGCCTGAACAACGAGCTGCGTTTCAACTACAGCCGGCAGGGAACACCCGAGATCGGGTCGCAGCGCGCGTTGAACGGCGGCGTTCCGGTGGACCCGCTCTACATGACCAGCGGCTTTCCCGGCACGGGGAACATCAGTTTTATTCTCAGCGGCCAGAATGTCGGCCTGACGCTGCAGGGGTTGTTCTCCGATAACGTGCAGCGGCAGTTCAACATCGTCGACAACGTTTCGTTGCTGAAGGGCGCGCATCACTTCAAGTTCGGCGTCGACATTCGCCGCCTGGCGCCTTACTACGCCGCCCAGGACCAGCACGTCTACAACTACCTTACGGAAGCCAACGTCGCCAGCGGGGCCGCCAATCTGTTTCTGGTGGCCGCATTCCAGCCGGCGCGTCCTCGCTTTTTGAACGTTGCTACCTATGCCCAGGACACCTGGAAAGTGACGCCCCGGCTAACGCTCGACCTGGGGCTGCGCTGGGACATCAATCCGGCCCCGACGGAGGCGGATGGGCACAACCCTGCGCTCGCCGTCGGCATTGTTGGAAAAGATGTAACCAAGGCGACGCTGGCGCCCCCGGGCACGCCGCTGTTCAAGACTTACTACGCCGCGTTTGCGCCTCGGCTGGGAGCCGCTTACCGCCTGCGGCAGCGTGCCGGTTATGAAACCGTGCTCCGCGGGGGATTCGGCGTCTATTACGACCTGGGGACTGGCACGGCAGCAAACGCGTGGCCGTTCAGCCGAAGCTCCATCCTGCCGAACGTTACGTTCCCTGCGGCTAGCGCGATCGCCGCTCCGCCGCCTTTCGCGCCCATCACATTGCCGACAACCAGCACCGTTCGCGGCTTTGCCGAGGACCTGGCGCTGCCGTACACATTGCATTGGAACGTCAGCCTGGAGCAGGCGCTGGGATCGTCGCAGGCGGTTTCGTTTTCCTATGTTGCATCTGCCGGGCGCGACCTGCTGATGTCGCCGTTACTCAATCAGCCAGCGGGGCTGGCCACCGGCCCCAGGCCGAATCCCAACTTCGGGTCGATCGCGTTCTCCGCGAATGGACCTAGCAGCGATTACCACTCGCTGCAGACTCAGTACAAAACCACGCTCACCCACGGATTGCAGGCGCTGGTCAACTACGCGTGGTCGCATGCCCTGGATGCTGTCTCCAGCGACAACTTCAACTTTGACATCGTGCGCGGGAACGCGGACTTCGACATCAGGCACAATTTCTCGGCGGCGCTGACCTACAACGTACCGGCGGTCAAGGCGCCGGCGCTGAAACCGATACTGCGCGATTGGTCTATCTCCAGCCTGACCCATGCCCAGACCGGCAGGCCAGTGGACATCCGCAAGGTAGCCGTCGTGACGGTCGAGGGCCTGGCGACGCTGCCGCATCCTGACCTGGTTCCGGGTGTTCCGATTATCGTGAACGATCCGACCGTGCCGGGCGGAAGACGCTTCAACGCCGCCGCGTTCACAGATCCGCCGTCGCTTCCCGGGCTGCCGGGCGTTCCCGCGCGTGACGGCAATTTCGGCCGCAATCGGCTGCGCGAACTGGCGATCTACCAGACCGACTTCTCGCTGGGGCGCAACTTCAATCTGAACGAGGCACTGAAGCTCCAGTTCAGGTGGGAGGTCTTCAACATCTTCAACCATCCGATGTTCGGCTTCCCCATCGGCTTCAGCAACACCGGCACGGATTACTCGATTCCCAGCACGTTTGGCGTGCCGCCGACGATGCTGCGAACCGCGCTGGGAGGGACTGCCGCGCCCAACGCCGGGTTCAACGGCTTGTATCAGCTGGGTGGACCGCGGTCCATGCAGTTCTCGCTACGATTGTCATTCTGA
- a CDS encoding M20/M25/M40 family metallo-hydrolase: MTPLDRREFIATAAAAAAGMALGSENAQAQQPAADLAPVVAEISKRHDEAVQRLQHWIRQPSIAAENRGMEEGCALTMQMFRDAGFQQVTRMPTDGQPGIFATLDAGAPKTLGLYYMYDVKQVDPSEWSSPPFEARIVDRPGLGKVLVGRGAVNQKGPEATFLAALHAIRGAGRKLPVNLVMVAEGEEEIGSPHFPQVVRKPEVLAALRKCEGIFMPQASQGLDGSVTMTLGAKGVVELELVSSGERWGRGPKLDIHSSNKARVDSPAWHLVQALATLVSPDGNDPAVEGFAAAARPLSPAEKNMIAEAARRLDENSVKKQLGVQHWIHDVSFVESLEMLMSRPTINIEGLVGGYTGPGGKTILPHRAVAKIDMRLVPDMTADAALAALKAHLAKKGYGDIEVNMTGGYDPNSTALDSKMIQTERAVYRKLGVDPIVLPRNAGSWPGYIFTGDPLRMAAGHFGMGHGSGAHAPDEYYVIESANPKIQGMDGAVRSHVEFLYELARS; the protein is encoded by the coding sequence ATGACACCACTTGATCGCCGCGAATTCATCGCCACCGCTGCTGCCGCCGCCGCCGGCATGGCCCTCGGATCCGAAAACGCGCAAGCGCAGCAACCCGCCGCCGACCTGGCGCCCGTCGTCGCCGAAATCAGCAAGCGCCACGACGAAGCCGTGCAGCGCCTGCAGCACTGGATTCGGCAGCCCTCCATCGCCGCCGAGAACCGCGGCATGGAAGAGGGATGCGCGCTCACCATGCAGATGTTCCGCGACGCCGGCTTCCAGCAGGTCACGCGCATGCCTACCGACGGCCAGCCCGGCATCTTCGCCACGCTCGATGCCGGCGCGCCCAAAACGCTCGGCCTCTACTACATGTACGACGTCAAGCAGGTGGACCCGAGCGAGTGGTCGTCGCCGCCGTTCGAAGCGCGAATCGTCGACAGGCCCGGCCTGGGCAAGGTTCTTGTCGGGCGCGGCGCCGTCAACCAGAAGGGCCCCGAAGCCACGTTCCTCGCCGCCCTCCACGCCATCCGCGGCGCCGGACGCAAACTCCCCGTGAACCTGGTCATGGTCGCCGAAGGCGAGGAAGAAATCGGCTCGCCGCATTTCCCGCAGGTCGTCCGCAAACCCGAAGTGCTCGCCGCGCTGCGCAAGTGCGAAGGCATCTTCATGCCGCAGGCGTCGCAAGGACTCGACGGCAGCGTCACCATGACGCTCGGCGCCAAAGGCGTCGTCGAACTGGAGCTGGTCTCCAGCGGCGAGCGCTGGGGACGCGGCCCCAAGCTCGACATCCACAGCAGCAACAAGGCACGCGTCGATTCGCCGGCCTGGCACCTGGTGCAGGCGCTGGCCACGCTCGTCTCGCCCGATGGCAACGACCCGGCGGTTGAAGGCTTCGCGGCTGCCGCGCGCCCGCTCTCACCCGCCGAGAAAAACATGATCGCCGAGGCCGCGCGCCGCCTCGACGAGAACAGCGTGAAGAAGCAGCTCGGAGTGCAGCACTGGATTCACGACGTCAGCTTCGTCGAGTCACTGGAAATGCTGATGTCGCGCCCGACCATCAACATCGAAGGCCTGGTCGGCGGCTACACCGGCCCGGGCGGCAAAACCATTCTTCCGCACCGCGCCGTCGCCAAAATCGACATGCGCCTCGTGCCCGACATGACCGCCGACGCCGCCCTCGCCGCCCTCAAGGCACACCTCGCGAAGAAGGGCTACGGCGATATCGAGGTCAACATGACCGGCGGCTACGATCCGAACAGCACCGCGCTTGATTCGAAGATGATTCAGACTGAGCGCGCCGTGTATCGCAAGCTGGGCGTGGATCCCATCGTGCTGCCGCGCAACGCCGGATCATGGCCGGGATACATCTTCACCGGCGACCCGCTGCGCATGGCCGCAGGCCACTTCGGCATGGGACACGGCAGCGGCGCCCATGCGCCCGACGAGTACTACGTCATCGAGTCGGCCAATCCGAAGATTCAGGGAATGGACGGCGCCGTCCGCTCGCACGTGGAATTTCTCTACGAACTGGCGCGGAGTTAA
- a CDS encoding TetR/AcrR family transcriptional regulator → MPRSKPTASSGTADYPAGRGGEKYQRILDAAIAVIAENGFFQSRVSEIAERAGVADGTIYLYFRNKEQVLMAAIDAAFGAFLERARRELEPASPPSEKLRRLARLHLGALGSNRAMAIVFQTELRHSAKFLAQFSQHSLVTYFDMIRQVVREGQQQGVFRREISDKIAANCFFGALDEMVTSWMLSDRDYPLVGAADAVVDVIVAGLETRPANGPSQR, encoded by the coding sequence ATGCCCAGGTCAAAACCAACCGCAAGCTCCGGCACCGCCGACTACCCTGCCGGCCGTGGTGGCGAAAAGTACCAGCGGATTCTTGACGCCGCCATCGCCGTCATCGCCGAAAACGGTTTCTTTCAGTCGCGCGTCTCTGAGATCGCCGAACGCGCCGGCGTCGCCGACGGCACCATCTACCTTTACTTCCGCAACAAGGAACAGGTCCTCATGGCGGCCATTGACGCCGCCTTCGGCGCCTTCCTGGAGCGCGCCCGCCGGGAACTCGAGCCTGCCAGCCCGCCGTCTGAAAAGCTGCGCCGCCTGGCCCGCCTGCACCTCGGCGCCCTCGGCTCGAACCGCGCCATGGCCATCGTCTTCCAGACCGAGCTGCGGCACAGCGCCAAGTTTCTGGCACAATTCTCCCAGCACAGCCTGGTGACCTACTTCGATATGATCCGCCAGGTCGTCCGTGAAGGACAGCAGCAGGGCGTCTTCCGCCGCGAGATCTCCGACAAGATCGCGGCCAACTGCTTCTTCGGCGCGCTCGACGAAATGGTCACCTCGTGGATGCTGAGCGATCGCGACTATCCCCTGGTCGGCGCCGCCGATGCGGTGGTCGACGTCATCGTGGCGGGACTGGAGACTCGGCCGGCAAATGGACCCTCGCAGCGTTAA
- a CDS encoding RNA polymerase sigma factor: MLRVQAGDDAALGKLLERYGRTVLNIGVRVLRDHGEAQELVQDVFLHVFKKAQLFDPKRGSFRAWVCQIASHRAFDRREYLNLHRFYDDRNLDDFVEVIRAACDLEYQAAVRQNESRLRSTFNELSDKQRATLELYFFEGYTLREISERLNESLGNIRHYYYRALNRLRASVTPVNGEHHDS; the protein is encoded by the coding sequence ATGTTGCGCGTGCAGGCGGGCGACGATGCCGCGCTCGGCAAGCTATTGGAGCGATATGGCCGAACGGTCCTCAACATCGGCGTGCGAGTGCTGCGGGACCACGGGGAAGCCCAGGAGCTGGTCCAGGACGTCTTCCTGCACGTCTTCAAGAAGGCACAGCTCTTCGATCCGAAGCGCGGCAGTTTCCGGGCCTGGGTCTGCCAGATCGCATCGCACCGCGCTTTCGACCGGCGCGAATACCTGAACCTGCATCGTTTTTACGACGACCGGAATCTCGACGACTTCGTCGAGGTGATCCGCGCGGCATGCGATCTGGAATACCAGGCAGCGGTGCGGCAGAACGAATCGCGCCTGCGCAGCACGTTCAACGAACTCAGCGACAAGCAACGCGCAACCCTCGAGCTCTATTTCTTTGAGGGCTACACGCTGCGCGAGATCAGCGAGCGGCTCAACGAGTCACTTGGCAACATCCGCCATTATTACTACCGGGCGCTCAATCGGCTGCGGGCCAGCGTGACACCTGTCAACGGGGAGCACCATGACTCATAA
- a CDS encoding sialidase family protein, with protein sequence MKLAVVATIALMCAPVVLGSSEIAADNQVKVIVGPNVLVSPQTDGIIAELMFAVDPTNPMNVLGGGILTRAAFPLDGEQAAGRHGPWESVGFRSSDGGNSWKRVRYPELEALGGGDPMVAWGRTGTAYFMSLGESEKGKLGLLFYRSENSGATWSKVQTLPMCDHEQVVVDHSTGRFAGNVYVSALYGKRGEPGHPKLDYHVGVIRSHDDGRTWIGFVDVANNHDMPTRGINAMNPALFTDGELFVPYVEFPNDMPKGTTPELRERKKYHYWFATSKDGGATFSAPQKFKLQGGAELLGPFMIFPFFAIDNSNGAFRDRVYMVWADRFYSPTTGPQKYTDQYPEEHHARVMLSYSSDRGQTWSKPSMIYAGSLTAGDQFMPSVAVNNEGILAVSFSDTRETPAGRETPLVHRYLSVSLDGGENFLPPVRISSQPTYPADALGKVIGAAVNNRSISFTNGGGRVNGGDYLALATDRDGMFRPFWTDGRTGTYQVWTAAVRVTRPESNRPGHLDSASATAEPAPALVEADVSDKIEVWLDPLRDSAPAGALDLPVRLRNKSDQPIYGPIVVAVEQVTPDGSILNAPNGKTGAGAAFAYAAALRDWEALPAGGVSESIVWRIKAPAKADELPTLRFKVTARVRQAKGGATSQAER encoded by the coding sequence ATGAAGCTCGCTGTAGTCGCCACCATCGCGTTGATGTGCGCGCCCGTCGTGCTCGGCAGCTCTGAGATCGCCGCGGACAATCAGGTGAAGGTAATCGTAGGCCCGAACGTTCTGGTGAGTCCCCAGACGGACGGGATCATCGCGGAACTCATGTTTGCCGTGGATCCGACCAATCCGATGAATGTGCTCGGCGGTGGCATCCTGACGCGCGCTGCGTTCCCTCTGGATGGTGAGCAGGCCGCCGGCCGGCATGGACCGTGGGAATCGGTTGGGTTCCGCAGCAGCGACGGCGGGAACAGCTGGAAGCGCGTGCGCTACCCGGAACTCGAGGCGCTCGGCGGCGGCGACCCCATGGTGGCATGGGGGCGGACGGGGACCGCTTACTTTATGAGCCTCGGCGAGAGTGAGAAAGGGAAGCTCGGATTGCTCTTCTACCGCTCTGAAAACAGCGGCGCCACCTGGAGCAAGGTGCAGACGCTGCCCATGTGTGATCACGAGCAGGTGGTGGTTGATCACTCCACCGGCCGCTTCGCGGGGAATGTGTACGTCAGTGCCCTGTATGGGAAACGAGGAGAGCCAGGTCATCCAAAGCTCGACTATCACGTGGGCGTCATCCGTTCGCACGACGATGGCCGCACATGGATCGGCTTCGTCGATGTCGCCAACAACCACGACATGCCCACGCGCGGCATCAACGCCATGAATCCTGCGCTGTTCACCGATGGCGAGCTCTTCGTTCCCTACGTGGAGTTTCCCAACGACATGCCGAAGGGAACGACTCCGGAGCTGCGCGAGCGCAAGAAGTATCACTACTGGTTCGCTACTTCGAAGGACGGCGGAGCGACGTTCTCCGCGCCGCAAAAATTCAAACTCCAGGGTGGCGCGGAACTCCTGGGACCGTTCATGATTTTTCCGTTCTTCGCCATCGATAATTCCAACGGCGCGTTCAGGGACCGGGTCTACATGGTGTGGGCTGACCGCTTCTACAGCCCGACAACAGGCCCCCAGAAGTACACCGACCAGTATCCGGAAGAGCACCATGCTCGCGTGATGCTGTCCTACTCCTCCGACCGCGGCCAAACCTGGTCGAAGCCGAGCATGATCTACGCCGGGAGCCTTACCGCCGGCGATCAGTTCATGCCCTCGGTGGCGGTGAATAACGAGGGCATTCTCGCCGTCTCCTTCTCAGACACGCGCGAAACTCCGGCCGGCAGGGAAACACCTTTGGTTCACCGCTATCTCTCAGTGTCGCTCGACGGCGGCGAGAATTTCCTGCCGCCGGTTCGGATCAGCTCTCAGCCAACCTATCCGGCGGATGCTCTCGGCAAGGTGATCGGCGCCGCCGTCAACAACCGTTCCATTTCCTTCACCAACGGCGGCGGACGCGTGAACGGCGGTGACTATCTCGCGCTCGCCACCGATCGGGACGGGATGTTTCGTCCCTTTTGGACAGACGGGCGCACGGGAACCTATCAGGTCTGGACAGCGGCGGTCCGCGTTACCCGCCCCGAGTCCAACCGCCCGGGCCATCTTGATAGCGCCAGTGCAACCGCCGAGCCAGCGCCCGCCTTGGTCGAGGCTGATGTGAGCGACAAGATCGAGGTGTGGCTCGATCCTCTGCGGGATTCAGCGCCGGCGGGGGCCCTCGATCTTCCCGTGCGGCTGAGGAACAAGTCTGACCAGCCGATCTATGGGCCGATTGTGGTCGCGGTCGAACAGGTCACGCCTGATGGCTCCATCCTCAACGCCCCGAACGGAAAAACCGGCGCGGGCGCAGCTTTTGCCTATGCGGCGGCCTTGCGGGATTGGGAGGCGCTGCCTGCCGGTGGAGTGAGCGAGAGCATTGTGTGGCGCATCAAAGCTCCGGCCAAGGCCGATGAGCTTCCGACCTTGCGCTTCAAGGTCACCGCAAGGGTCCGGCAAGCCAAGGGCGGCGCAACATCGCAGGCTGAGCGCTAA
- a CDS encoding Gfo/Idh/MocA family oxidoreductase, whose translation MREHRRRRHVPEAKLVAVAGRDLARTKQFASQLDVEHAFTSLEALLDCKGVEAIIVATPTELHAPAVIRCAAAGKHVFCEKPLALTLEESDKAIAAVKRSGIVLHIALNRRFDPPYVEARRRILAGDIGTPAVFRSISRDRELAPIEYYNTGSGPLFVDMGIHDFDVARWLTMDEVAEVHAFGGNVVAPELAKFGDTDAGLANLRFEKGAIGNIELFRQARYGYDIYTEVVGTDGALRIGELRHTAVTILKQDGISHDAVDGFPNRYRQAFLDELAAFVRTVREGSASLVTGEDSRRALAIALAADKSRREHRAALLSETSGASAARGKA comes from the coding sequence TTGCGAGAGCACCGCCGGCGGCGGCACGTTCCTGAGGCGAAGCTGGTCGCGGTCGCCGGGCGCGACCTGGCGAGAACCAAGCAGTTTGCTTCGCAACTTGACGTCGAGCACGCCTTCACCAGCCTCGAAGCCTTGCTCGATTGCAAGGGCGTGGAGGCAATCATTGTCGCCACGCCCACTGAACTTCATGCCCCCGCGGTCATCCGCTGCGCCGCCGCCGGCAAGCACGTTTTTTGCGAGAAGCCGCTCGCGCTCACGCTGGAAGAATCAGACAAGGCCATCGCGGCCGTGAAGCGCTCGGGCATCGTGCTGCACATCGCGCTCAATCGCCGCTTCGATCCGCCCTACGTCGAGGCGCGCCGCCGCATCCTCGCCGGCGACATCGGCACGCCCGCCGTGTTCCGCTCCATTTCCCGCGACCGCGAGCTGGCGCCCATCGAGTACTACAACACCGGCTCAGGGCCGCTCTTCGTCGACATGGGCATCCACGATTTCGACGTCGCCCGCTGGCTCACCATGGACGAAGTCGCCGAGGTCCACGCCTTCGGCGGAAATGTCGTCGCTCCCGAGCTGGCGAAATTCGGCGACACCGATGCCGGCCTCGCCAACCTCCGCTTCGAGAAAGGCGCCATCGGCAATATCGAGCTGTTCCGCCAGGCCAGGTACGGATACGACATCTACACCGAAGTTGTCGGCACCGACGGTGCGCTGCGCATCGGCGAGCTGCGCCACACCGCCGTCACCATCCTGAAGCAGGATGGCATTTCGCACGACGCTGTCGATGGTTTTCCAAATCGCTACCGCCAGGCCTTCCTCGACGAACTGGCTGCCTTTGTCCGGACGGTGCGCGAAGGGTCGGCATCCCTGGTGACCGGCGAAGACTCGCGCCGCGCGCTGGCCATCGCGCTCGCCGCCGACAAATCTCGCCGCGAGCACCGGGCCGCGCTGCTTTCGGAAACATCCGGCGCCAGCGCCGCACGTGGCAAGGCTTAG
- a CDS encoding redoxin domain-containing protein, which translates to MRAFQQNIQKLEAADTQVLGVSIDSPFANYNFGLQNGVSFPLLSDMSGKTIDEYGLLEERDVKGVKMKSARRATFLIGKDGRVIEESVDREAVDPTKIVAACERQKLKQ; encoded by the coding sequence ATGAGGGCCTTCCAGCAGAACATTCAGAAGCTGGAGGCCGCCGACACCCAGGTGCTGGGTGTAAGCATTGACAGCCCATTCGCCAACTACAACTTCGGCCTGCAGAACGGCGTCAGCTTCCCGCTGCTCAGCGACATGTCGGGCAAGACGATCGACGAGTACGGCCTATTGGAAGAACGCGACGTCAAAGGCGTCAAGATGAAGTCGGCGCGCCGCGCGACGTTCCTGATCGGCAAGGACGGTCGGGTCATCGAGGAATCGGTGGATCGCGAGGCCGTGGACCCAACGAAGATCGTGGCGGCTTGTGAGCGGCAGAAGTTGAAACAATAA